Part of the Kamptonema formosum PCC 6407 genome, TTTGATGATTGAGTTAAACTATTCAAGACTTAACAACCAATGCTCATCACTACCTAAAAACTCAATTCTGGTAACTCTTAAAATAATCACAATTCAAGGCTTCCTCAAGCCAATTGCCAATTCCTAAAATCCCAAATTTTTTTGATTACTATTGCCGCCTTAGAAAATCAAGAGTATCGGGTATTCCCAGGGGCATCCCTACCGCCTTCCTGACTATCAAGCGGTTTAGGGTTTTGTTTAGCTACTGTCACCTCCCATCACTGCATATTGTTGCAGTGAAAACCCAGAGTTTGGCTGTTTTCCTATCAGTGCTAAACATTCAACAGAAGCACAAACGAAAATTCTCAGGAGTTCTTGCCGTCTAAACGCGGTTCGCGTCTGTACAAAAAACTCCTGTATTCTTGTGCTTCTGTGCTTACTGCCACCTTCTCCTAAATCCATAGAGGGCTTGTGGTTCTAATTAACATAACACCAGCTACGCTGACGCGCTCCCGGCCATACTAGCTTGATTCTGGGGTACTCGAATGCCGAGCTGAAGCATTCCCAGGAACACTGCCCAACTTTAGCAGGTTTTGCCAATGGCAAGATCAATAGTTGTGAGCTTACCGATATGTGCCTAAGTCTTGCGGTCATCTGCTGGAGATGCTCGCATCTTTAGCAGATGGCGGCAATATTTAGTCTAATATTTGCCCCCAACCCCAGGCCCTAGTCAGCTCGTGGGGATCGGCTACTTCACCTATAATTTGCTGAAATTAGCTGTCCCATATTTAAAGATAATCGCTAGCAGGAGTTAGAGGCAAGAGATACTTTTAGTAAATCCCGATGTTTAATTATACTTCTATAGCACAGGACAAGTAGTAGCAAGGGATACAGACGATCGAACTCAATCAATAAGATTTGCGATGTTGAACTGGTTAAGTACAAGCCAGAGGAGACAAGGATATGAAGAAAAAAAGTTATATCTGGATCTAGGAGGTGGCAAATGCAGAATAATAAAGCTAGAGTTGGCTATTCCTAAAAATAACCAACTCTAGCTTTAGTTTTTGTTAATAATTGCGCTCTTTCCCCGGTAAGGGCAATTATGCTATTGTCACTAACTTATCCCAAGCGGCGAGCGCTCGCATCAGGCTCGCGATTGTAAAGAGGAGTGGTATCGACGCTAGGAGTACCGGGAGTGCCGTAGTTAGCACGAGCTGTATCTACGCTGGGGTAATCGTAAATCCCCCATTCTTGAATACCTCGCGGGCTTAGAATAGATTCGGCTCTGGCGATCTGGTCGTCTGTTCCTTTGACCATCACTAAATAATCACCCTTGGCGATGCGATCGCTATAAGCTCTAGCCCGCTCTTCGGGAATTCCCAAGCCGACTAAGGCCCCAATCAAACCGCCAGCGGTGGCACCAATTGCCGTACCTGTGAGGGTAGTTGCGAGTGCAGTTGCACCGGCTCCAGCCAGCATAATTGGGCCAATACCAGGAATGGCTACTAAACCCAATCCCACCAGTAAACCTGTCAAACCGCCCAAAGCGCCGCCAGTCACGGCCCCTTTAGCTGCACCTAAATCTGCTTTGTTGCCGGCGCTATCTTGTACGTCAATGCCTGCAATGTCATCTTGCCGATCGGCATCTCGCGCGATGACAGAAACGTTGTCCATGTTAAAACCAGCATTTCTCAGCTCGCTGAGTGCTTGTTCTGTCTCGTGGCGGGTGGAGAAAACGCCTACTGCCCGCTTGTCTCGGTGGGCAACTCTGTCTCGATCGTGACTGCTGGGTACGTCGTAGATGCCCCAGTCTTGGATGCCGCGTACACTGAAGATACTCTGGGCTGTGGCGATTTCGGCATCAGTACCTTCTACAAATACTAGATACTCACCTCTTAAGAGGCGATCGTTGTAAATTTTTGCTTGCTCTTCAGGAACACCTAAACCTACCAATCCACCCACTAAACCGCCAGCAGCAGCACCGATCGCACCTCCTACTAAAGCATCTCCGAGAAGAGTTGCGATCGTACCACCTGCTACTATCGGGCCAATTCCCGGAATACTCAGCGCAGTTAGGCTGCCGATTAAGCCAATCAAGCCTCCCGTTACAGCCCCGGCGGTGGCACCTGCTTTAGCGCCGCGCCCTACTTGCTTGTCTTTACCACTACTAACTGTAGCTCCCGCGATGTTGTCACCGATGTTGTCATCATCGGTATTTTGTGCAACTACAGAAACTTTACTCATGGGAAAGCCTGCACTTTGAAGCTCTCTAAGCGCTATTTCTGTATCTCGGTAATTTGAAAATGCTCCTACAGCTCGCTTTTGTTGACCTAAAGCCATGTTTTTACATCCTCTGCTTGCTATGTATAGAATTTGTACAGCGACAAAATCAATTATTGATTTGTGCTATTACTATTCCTTTATTGACTATTTTCCCTAGCACTTTCATCGGTCGCTAGGGGGAACCTTGCTATCTATCCTCCGACAGATCGAGAACTAATTTCTCAAGTCTGAATTGAGGAGATAAGCAGCTATAAATCTGAAGTTAGAAGTCAGAATCCTGAAGAATAAATCTGACTTCTAACTCCTGAATTCTGCTAATTGTTGGATTGAGGCTGAGTTGAAGGGGAGGGATTTGCGCCTGCTACAACTGCCTTATTAGTTACGCTGTTGACACCTTTAATCTCTTTAGCTAAAGGTTCAATCGTGCCTAGATCGTTTTGATTAGGCACTGTCCCTGAGATAGTAACTGCACCATCTTTAGCGGTAACAATTAGTTGACCGCCGGTGATATTGACCTCTAATTTTGAACGGACTTCACTCGCTAAGTCGGCATCGGCTCTTTGTGTATCGCCACCAGTTACATTGTTACGTTGTTCTCGTGCGCGAATGTCAGCATCTGCTTGTGCTCTACGAATCTCGCTAGTAGCATCATCTCGGTTATCCTGAACTGTCTTAGTATCTGGTGTTTTGATATCTTCCTGCTGAGTAGAACCAGGAGCGTTAGCACTTGTTTTGGCAGTGTTGTCGCAAGCGGCAACTCCTAATAATAAGATACTACTGAGGAGAAATGGTGTTAGCTTCTTCATATTTAAGGTGCCTCTTGTTAAGATTGGATTAGCCAGGTGGACTTATTCTCTGTCCTTTTTAAAATTTAAACTAGCTTTAATAAATATAGAAATTAAGGTGAATTATTACATCGCTCTCTAGGTGTAAACTCGATATGTATCGGTAGGTAGAGGAAAATATTAAGTACAGGAGTTATGAGAATTTTGTTATAAAATAGTTATGAACACCACATACATCCATGAATTTACACTCTTCTGTGCTCTATGGTTTGTTCAAAGAAATTAAGTTCTTAACTAAGATAGTATCGCTCTCAGCGATCGTTTTTTAGAAATAGAAAGAATAGAGCAACTGGACACCAGACAAGACTCTCCTCTTTTTTCAAATTGGCGATCGCAAGATATTGATGCGTTTGCTCTGAAGGCTTATGTTTTTAATTTCTGGCTGGTGCGTAAGTCTTAAGTTATTGCTAGCAGCAGATTTGAGCTAATCTGTGGGGACATTAGGCGATCGCGCGTGCTTGAGTCAATTCCTAAACTAGCACTATAATAGATTAATCAAATGTAAAGTTTTACTAAGAGCGCGGTAAATAATGACCACTTTAAGCATAGAGCAAATTTCAATCCAGTTAGACAGCAAAAATTCAGCCGATCGGATGATCGCTTTAGCCAACCTGCGGCATATTCCGGCGGTGGAGGCAGTACCTTTAATAAAAAAGGTGTTAGACGATGAAAATTTACAGGTGCGATCGATGGCAGTCTTTGCCCTGGGTGTGAAACCCACCGAAGAATGCTATCCGATTCTGGTGAAATTGCTAGCAAATGACCCAGATTACGGCATTCGTGCCGATGCTGCTGGCGCTTTGGGCTATTTAGGGGATATTAGAGCTTTTGATGCTTTAATACGCGCTTTTTATGAAGATACCGACTGGTTAGTGCGCTTCAGCGCCGCCGTATCTTTGGGTAATCTTAAAGATCCTCGCGCCCGCGACGCGCTACTACAAGGTTTGGATAGTGAAGAAGTTGTCATGCAGCAAGCAGCAATTTCAGCTTTGGGTGAGATCAAAGCTGTGGAAGCAGTGGAAGCGATTTTGCGGTTTGTCCAGTCGGAAGATTGGCTAATCCGCCAGCGTCTTGCTGAAGCTTTGGGGAATTTGCCTAGTCCTAAGAGTGTTTCTGCGCTGAAATACTTAGAAAAAGACAGCAATTCCCAAGTATCTCAAGCTGCATCGCTTTCACTTCAGCGTTTGTCTGAAGAGGAAGGGATTTAAAAAGTTTTGAGATTTGAGTTGTTTAGCATCGGGGATGGGAAACCGGGTTTTTTACGAAAAGACTTCTTCCCATAAAGTCGGTAAAAAACCCGGTTTCTTTAGCCAAAGTGCCTAAGTCGTGTTAAATATCTTCCTTATTTCTTAGTCCGCGTCGGCGGACTTCGTTTGTGTAGTAGCGATCGCAACGACTTAATGAGAAATGGTGTAGGTTTCTCCGGATTTTGTATTACTATCTTCAACTATCAAAAATATCCAATTGTTCGGCCTCTAAATCCTGTTTCTCCTGTTTCTTAATCCCCTTCCGCAACCCCATTGCAATCTTACTGTGCTTCTCAATTTGCCGCATAACTTGCCGAGCCCTTTCAATTACCGACGGAGGTAAACCCGCCAATCTCCCGGCTTCAATCCCATAAGATTTATCCGCACCTCCCGGTTGAACTTGGTGCAAAAAAATAATTTGATCGGGTAATTCTTTCACAGTTACCTGATAATTTGCTACATTCGGCAAAATAGATGCTAACTCATTCATTTCGTGATAGTGAGTAGCAAAAATCGTCCGCGCCCGAATCTCATTTGCTAAATATTCCGCCACCGACCAAGCAATCGAAAGACCATCAAAAGTCGCCGTTCCTCTGCCAATTTCATCTAACAAAACTAGAGATTTAGGTGTAGCATGATTGAGAATATTTGCTGTCTCATTCATTTCTACCATAAAAGTAGACTGACCAGTTGCTAAATCATCCACAGCACCAACACGGGTAAAAATGCGATTGCATATTCCCAAAGATGCCGATTTTGCAGGTACAAAAC contains:
- a CDS encoding BON domain-containing protein → MKKLTPFLLSSILLLGVAACDNTAKTSANAPGSTQQEDIKTPDTKTVQDNRDDATSEIRRAQADADIRAREQRNNVTGGDTQRADADLASEVRSKLEVNITGGQLIVTAKDGAVTISGTVPNQNDLGTIEPLAKEIKGVNSVTNKAVVAGANPSPSTQPQSNN
- a CDS encoding HEAT repeat domain-containing protein encodes the protein MTTLSIEQISIQLDSKNSADRMIALANLRHIPAVEAVPLIKKVLDDENLQVRSMAVFALGVKPTEECYPILVKLLANDPDYGIRADAAGALGYLGDIRAFDALIRAFYEDTDWLVRFSAAVSLGNLKDPRARDALLQGLDSEEVVMQQAAISALGEIKAVEAVEAILRFVQSEDWLIRQRLAEALGNLPSPKSVSALKYLEKDSNSQVSQAASLSLQRLSEEEGI
- a CDS encoding general stress protein, producing the protein MALGQQKRAVGAFSNYRDTEIALRELQSAGFPMSKVSVVAQNTDDDNIGDNIAGATVSSGKDKQVGRGAKAGATAGAVTGGLIGLIGSLTALSIPGIGPIVAGGTIATLLGDALVGGAIGAAAGGLVGGLVGLGVPEEQAKIYNDRLLRGEYLVFVEGTDAEIATAQSIFSVRGIQDWGIYDVPSSHDRDRVAHRDKRAVGVFSTRHETEQALSELRNAGFNMDNVSVIARDADRQDDIAGIDVQDSAGNKADLGAAKGAVTGGALGGLTGLLVGLGLVAIPGIGPIMLAGAGATALATTLTGTAIGATAGGLIGALVGLGIPEERARAYSDRIAKGDYLVMVKGTDDQIARAESILSPRGIQEWGIYDYPSVDTARANYGTPGTPSVDTTPLYNREPDASARRLG